A single genomic interval of Streptomyces sp. 1222.5 harbors:
- a CDS encoding helix-turn-helix domain-containing protein, with protein sequence MTAIAPDHDDLAYNVFAKACPSRGTLEHVTGRWGGLTLGALHEGSLRFNELRRRVDGVSEKMLSQTLHALERDGLVHREAQPTNPPRVDYELTPLGRQVAERLLALIHCVEGAMDDVLASRARYDETRGGL encoded by the coding sequence ATGACCGCCATCGCCCCGGACCACGACGACCTCGCCTACAACGTCTTCGCCAAGGCCTGCCCGTCACGCGGCACGCTGGAGCACGTCACGGGCCGCTGGGGCGGACTGACGCTCGGCGCGCTGCACGAGGGCTCGCTGCGCTTCAACGAGCTGCGCCGCCGGGTCGACGGTGTGAGCGAGAAGATGCTGTCCCAGACACTGCACGCGCTGGAGCGCGACGGACTGGTGCACCGCGAGGCGCAGCCGACGAACCCGCCCCGCGTGGACTACGAACTCACCCCCCTGGGCCGCCAGGTCGCCGAGCGCCTGCTGGCGCTCATCCACTGCGTGGAGGGTGCGATGGACGACGTGCTCGCGTCCCGTGCGCGTTACGACGAGACGCGCGGCGGCCTCTGA
- a CDS encoding flavodoxin family protein codes for MSYPVVSIAYHSGYGHTAVLAEAVRAGAADAGAEVHLIKVDDITDEQWETLDRSDAIVFGSPTYMGTASGAFHVFAEASSRRWFGQDWKDKLAAGFTNSASKSGDKLHTLQFFQTLAAQHGMHWVNLGLLPGWNSSTASENDLNRLGFFAGAAAQSNNDQGPEGVHKADIATAEHLGRRVAETALLFARGRAAA; via the coding sequence ATGTCCTACCCTGTCGTTTCCATCGCCTACCACTCCGGTTACGGCCACACCGCCGTCCTCGCCGAGGCCGTCCGTGCGGGCGCGGCGGACGCGGGTGCCGAGGTGCACCTGATCAAGGTCGACGACATCACCGACGAGCAGTGGGAGACGCTGGACCGCTCGGACGCGATCGTCTTCGGTTCGCCCACCTACATGGGCACCGCCTCCGGTGCCTTCCACGTCTTCGCCGAGGCGAGCTCGCGGCGCTGGTTCGGCCAGGACTGGAAGGACAAGCTGGCGGCCGGCTTCACGAACTCGGCCTCGAAGAGCGGCGACAAGCTGCACACCCTGCAGTTCTTCCAGACGCTCGCCGCCCAGCACGGTATGCACTGGGTCAACCTCGGCCTGCTGCCCGGCTGGAACAGCAGCACCGCCTCGGAGAACGACCTCAACCGCCTCGGCTTCTTCGCCGGCGCCGCCGCGCAGAGCAACAACGACCAGGGTCCCGAGGGCGTCCACAAGGCCGACATCGCCACGGCCGAGCACCTCGGCCGCCGCGTGGCGGAGACCGCGCTGCTGTTCGCGCGCGGGCGCGCCGCCGCGTAG